The genomic region CGCACGGCGTGGGTATTGGCGTTACCATCGACGGCTGTCCGGCCGGGTTGGCGGTAGATGTGGCCGATATTCAGGCGGCGCTGGACCGGCGTCGGCCGGGCCAGTCAGACCTGACCACGCCGCGCAAAGAGGCCGACCAGGTAGAGGTACTCTCGGGTCTGTTTGGGGGGATGACAACGGGCACGCCCATTGGCCTGCTCATCCGCAACCAGGACCAGGCCAGCCACGATTACTCCCACATCGAGCACGCCTACCGCCCTTCCCACGCCGATTATACCTACGACCAGAAATACGGCCGCCGCGACTACCGGGGCGGCGGGCGCAGCTCGGCCCGAGAAACGGCCGCCCGTGTGGCCGCTGGGGTAGTAGCCCAGAAGCTGCTGGCTCACTACGGTATTGAGGTGGCTAGCTACGTGTCGCAGGTAGGGGCCGTGGCCGTGCCGGTGGGGTACGAGGAGCTGGACCTGAGCCTGATCGACTCCAACCCCGTGCGCTGCCCGCATCCTGAAACGGCTGAGCGTATGGCCGCCCTTATTCGCCAGACCCGCGACCGGCACGATACGGTAGGCGGTATCGTGACGGGGGTAGTGCGACACGTGCCGGCTGGCCTGGGCGAACCGGTGTTCGACAAGCTGCACGCTGAGCTGGGCAAGGCTATGCTGAGTATCAACGCCGTGAAGGGCTTTGAGTACGGCTCGGGCTTTGCCGGCACGCTGCTCTTCGGGTCTGAGCACAACGACCAGTTTTACACCGATGAAGCCGGCGAAGTACGCACCCGTACCAATCATTCGGGCGGCATTCAGGGCGGTATCAGCAATGGGCAGGATATCTATTTCCGAGTGGCTTTTAAGCCAGTAGCTACCATTCTACAACCCCAGCAAACCATCAACGACCAGGGTGAGGAAATCAGCTTGGCCGGCAAAGGCCGCCACGACCCATGCGTACTACCCCGCGCCGTGCCCATCGTAGACGCTATGACCAACCTCGTACTCGCCGACATGATCCTGCGCGCCAGAGCGAATAAAGTGTAATAAAGGGTAGGCTGTAGAAAGGTAAAGAAGGTTGTCATCCTGAGCATTCCGCTCAGGATGACAACCTTCTCTATTTGCCCCTCAGTCACTAATCCAAGGGTAGGGGGCGAGCTGCCGGGGGAGGGCGGCCAGATCTACATCGGGTGCTACCAAGGGCCGGGCCGCCCGCCCATTAAGCCGCACCGATGACACAGCGTATACTGCCACCGGACCAAGGCCGCGTTGCTGGTAGTCGCGGGCCAGAAAATGGGCAAACTGCAACAGCGCATCGGGGTTGCTGAGTAGGTAGTGCTGCTGTCGGGGCGTGAGGTAACGGAGCGGGTCTACGATATCGAGCTGCCCATCGGGGCGGCGCACCTGGTAGTACACGCTGCCGGTTTTGCTGCGCAGCATCATGTGCCACGCAAACTGGTGGCCTTCTTCGGTCCAGTGCACGTCGCCGGGGTAGAGCAAGTAGCGCAACGGTACTAGCAGCTGCACCACAAGATAAACGGCCAAAAACGCAAGCAGCGCAGGCGCTGTGCGCGGTAGGGTAGGCGGGGCCGGCAGCGCCGGCAGTGGAACCCGGGCAGCCAGCCAGTTGCGAAGCCGGGGCGTGCGACGGGGCCAATCGGGTGGCAGAAACAGGCACACCGTCAGGCCCAGCGAAAACCACGGAAATGTGCCCAGGCCAAACACCAGCACGTTGGATACATGGAAAAACGCCGCGGCTACCAGCGCCAGTAGTCGGGTGCGCCGCCACAGCAGCAGCGGTACCAGCAGCAGATCAAAGGCCAAGCCAGCGCGGCTCATCCACACCGGTAGCCACGGCTGCGCCAGCAGCGGCCCAATCAGGAAGTAGTGCGCTTTAGGAGCCAGCCAGATGCGGAGCGAGGCCCCCGCCCACCAATCGGGATTCAGCTTGGCCAGGCCCGCAAAGAAGTACACCAGCCCCAGTTGCAGCTGGAGCAGCCAACGCGTCCAGACAGGGGTAGTAGTAGCCGAAACTGTGCGGCCAGCGCGCACGTCGGCAGAGGCAGCGCGGTGTGCCGGCGTGAGAGCCAGCAGGCCCGCCAGCAGCGCATACAGGTAAAAGTGGTTGATGTAGCGCGTTTGCTCTGCCAGAAACAGCCAGGCAAAAGCCACGCACAAAGCGGGAGCCGTAAGCCGAAAGCGCCACCCAGCCGCCACCGCCACGCCTAGCCCTATAATCAGCAGGTGCAGCCCTACCATACCGGCGGGGGTAGGGTGGGCAACCAGCTGAAAAATAAGTAGGAGAAATGAAAAGCGGGTTCCGTGTATTCCCGAATGTAGCCTAGCGCCAGACTGCCCGCTACCTCCAGCGCCAACAACGAGCCAATGAGCACGCGGGCAACTACCAGCCAGGCAATGTCGATGGGGCGAAACAAGGAGACAATCCAGGAGCGCATTTAGTTGAGAGTGAGGGTGGAGGGCATACAGGTAGCGCTACATCCAATAGAGCAGCACGCTTACCAGCGCCAGCACCGGCAGCAAGTATCGCAGGGAGTAGCGGAAAATATACTGGAAGAACGCCGGCATATTGATGCCCTCGTCGTGGGCAATGGAGCGGACCAGAAAGTTGGGGCCATTGCCAATGTAGGTGAGGCCGCCAAACAAGACGGCGCCGCTGGAAATAGCGCGCAGCAGGGGCATCGTGGCGGGGTCGTGGGCAAAGGCCGCCACAGAGGTTACCTGGTTGAATTCCAGTTCGTGCCCGGCCATGCTCAAGGATACCAGGCTGGCATAGGTAGGCGCATTATCCAGGAAGGCAGAGAGCAGACCAGTCACCCAGTACAGCACTGCGGGCGTAAGGCGCGCGGCTACGGCTGGGTCGGAAGCCACACGAGCGGCCAGTTGCAGAGCGGGCATCATGGTCAGGAAAATGCCGAAAAACAGAAACGCCACTTCAAAGATGGGCTCGAAGTGGAAGTGGTTGCCTGTGATGGCCCGGCGCGTGGCCGTGCGGTAGCAGCCCCAGGCGGCCAGCAGCTGCACCAATTCCCGCACAAACGACACCCGCACGCCATCAATGGACAACGTTGGAATCCAGGGAAACTGCTGCGGATCCATAAACACGCTAATCAGAACCACAGCCAGCCAGATCAGATTGTAGCGGCCATGAAACTCCAGAAGTGGCAGGCCGCCCTCTCGCCGGATGTGCGCCTGCTCCTCGCGGGAAAAGCGGCTGGGGTAGGGGTTGCGGCGGTCAATCAGCCAGAAAATCAACAGGAGGGCACCATTGGCCACCACCCAGGGTAGGGCTAGGTGCAAGGCAGTCCAGATGAACGGCACACCCCGCAAGAAGCCGATAAATAAGGGTGGGTCGCCAAGCGGAGTGAGCAGCCCACCTACATTGCTGACAATGAAGATGAAAAAAACAATATGGTAGGGCTTGATCCGCTCATCATTGAGACGAATGAAGGGACGGATAAGCACCAGCGAAGCGCCGGTAGTACCAATCAGGCTGGCCAGCACCGCGCCAACCGTCAGCAAAATAACGTTGCGCTGCGGGGTGCCTTGCAAACCAATGTTCAGGTACATCGTGCCGCCTACCACATACAATGCGCCCAGCAGCGTTACGAAAGAAACATACTCAGCCAGCGTCTCTATAGCCATGTGCCAGTCATGGCGGGCAAAGCCGTAGTAAAGCAGCATAAGCAGGCCCAGCGCTATGGCAATGCGCGCGTAGTTACGTTCCCAGAAATGCGGAAACAGCAGCGGCCCCGAGGCAATCAGCCCCAATAGACTGATAAAAGGCAGTAGCAACCAGGGAGTAACATCTGGGATATGAACAGCGAGAAGGAGGGATGAGGAGAATGTAGTCAATAGACAAGACAATAGGTGGAAGATCAAAAGTAGCCCATTGCGCACTTGCAGACGCCGGATGGGAGCTAAAACAGCAAGGGAGTTGTTACCTTTACAACATCTATAGCCCTGGTTGGTTGTAGATGCAATGGATTTGGCAAGAATGATCAAATCCCTCCTTTTTACTTCGCAACGTCTTACGTCTCAATTGTCTTATGAATACCAGCCCCGCCGCCTCGCCGGTTTCCATTTACGCCGAAGCCAGCCCCAACCCTGAGTCGATGAAGTTTGTGCTCAATGCCACGCTGCTCAGCGATGGTGTGAGCGTGGACTACCCCAACGTGGAAGCAGCAGCCAACTCACCGCTGGCTCAGGAGCTGTTCAACTTCGATTATGTGGGTCGGGTGTTTATTGCGGCCAACTTTGTGACCATCACCAAAACTACCGAGCACCAGTGGACCCAGCTTATTCCCGAGCTGCGCACGTTCCTGAAATCGTACGTGGAAGCTAACGGCCCCATCTTCACAGTAGATCCTGCCGAGGAGCAGCGCGCTGCCCAGCAAGCTGCTGCCACCGGCGACCATTCGGAGCAGGATCAGCAAACCAGCCAAAAAATCATTGACTTGCTGGATAACTATGTGCGACCCGCCGTGGAGCAGGATGGCGGCAACATCACCTTCAAGAGCTACAACAACGGCGTAGTAACTGTGAACCTGCAAGGCTCGTGCTCGGGCTGCCCCTCGGCCACCGTCACCCTGAAATCCGGTATTGAGAACCTGCTGAAACGCATGGTGCCCGAGGTAACGGAAGTAGTAGCCGAAGGCGTTACTGTTTAATTATCAACTAGTTTGCTTGCTGTAGTCTGCAGACGCAGCATTCTAAAAAGGAGCGGGCCAATTGTATCGGGCCGCTCCTTTTTTATTCACTCTCAGTGAGGGTAGAAAACCAAAAACGCCTGGCCAATCGGCCAGGCGTTTTTGTACATACTGTGATAAATTGACGCAGCGAAGCAAAGCCCAGGCAAGCAGCAAGCTCTACGCTGACTAGACATTAGATGTCGACAACTTAGGTGCATCAGCATCGCCAAGGTGCGTGGAAATATCGGTGCCTCGCTCGCGAGCCTCTTTACGACCGTAAGTGTCAAGAATAACCGGCGTAGCAATGAACAGCGATGAATATGTACCAAACACAATACCCACCAGCATAGCAAACGAGAACGAACGCAGCGTTTCACCCCCGAAGATGTAGAGCACCAGTACTACCAGGAATACGGTAGTAGAAGTAATCATGGTACGGGAGAACGTACTGTTCAGGGCCGGGTTGGCTACCTGCGCAAATGTGAGGTGCGGGTTTTCGCGCATATACTCCCGAATACGGTCGAAGATTACCACCGTATCGTTCATCGAGAAGCCTAGCACCGTGAGCACGGCTGCCACAAAAATCTGGTCCATCTCATAGTTCAGGCCAAACAAGCGGGCGATAGGGTAGCAGGCAACCACCAGCAGGGCATCGTGAAACAGCGCAATAACCGCCGCCATAGAATACTGCCAGCGCGAGAAGCGCAGCAATACGTACACAAAAATACCCAGCAGCGTCAAGCCCAGACTCAATACCGAAGTTTTCTTGATGTCATCGGCAATGGTAGCACCTACCTTGGAGGTAGACTTGATAACCGGCGCATCGGCGCCGAAATCCTTCTTCAAACCATTCAACAGGGTAGCTGCTACTTTTTTGTCGGCAGCCACCGTTTCATCGTCGGCTAGGTAGCCCGTGGTGATGCGCAGACGGCTGGGCGTACCAAACGTTTTTACTTCGGTACCAGCACCGCCAAGGTCGGCTACAATGGCATCGTGTACTTCCGAGGCTTCCATCGCTTTATTGAAGTCTACCACATAGGCACGACCCCCGCGGAAGTCAACGCCCAGGTTCGGACCCCCTTGCACTGCCATCAGCACAAAGCCGATAACGATAAAGATTGTTGAGAAGACGTAAGCAATCTTGCGCTTGCCGATAATGTCCAGGCTCACATTTTTGAACAGCTTGCGCGAGAGGAAGGTAGAGAAAGTAATCTTGCTCGTTTCCTTGCCTTTCACCAGCCACTCAATGATGAGACGCGACACGAATACAGCCGAGAGGAAGGAGGTGAAAATGCCAATCAGCAGCGTTACGGCGAAGTTCTGCACCGGACCCGTACCGAAGATGAACAGCGTGAGGGCGATGATAAGCGTGGTTACGTTGGAGTCGAAGATGGCCGAGAAAGCGCGCGAATAACCCGCGTTGATGGCATCCTTCAACAAGTGACCGTGGTCAAGCTCTTCCCGAATGCGCTCGAAAATCAGCACGTTGGCGTCAATCGACGAAGCGAATACCAGAATCAGACCGGCAATGCCGGGCAGCGTGAGGGCAAACTGGAACTGAGCCAGAATACCCAGAATCAGGAAGATGTTGAACAGCAGCGAAGCATCAGCCACCAGACCGGCGCGGCCGTAGTATAGGGCCATAAAGCCCATGATGATCAGCAGACCAGCTACCGACGAATATAGGCCTTGGTTGATAGCTTCCTGGCCCAGCGACGGACCTACCACGGCTTCTTCTACAATGCGGGTAGGGGCAGGCAACTTACCAGCCTTCAGTACGTTAGCAAGGTCCTGAGCCTCTTCAATGGAGAAGTTACCCGAAATGCTGGTGTTGCCGCCGGCAATTTCAGCCTGTACTACAGGGTCGGAATACACATTGTCGTCGAGGACGATGGCTACTTGGCGGCCGATGTTGTTGCCAGTCAGCTTCTGCCATTTCTTGGCGCCGGCTGGTGTCATGCTCATGCTTACCTCAGCACCACCGCGCTGGGGGTCAATGTCACCGCGGGCATCAGCCACCACGTCGCCTTCCAGCGGGGCCGTAGCACCCGATGCTTTCCGTACGGCTACCAGGCTCAAATATTCTTGGCCACCAATCTCCTGAGGCTTCACGTTCCACATGAAGGTAAGGTTGGGAGGAAGGGTAGCACGTGCTTCCTGCGAAGTCAGCACATCGTTCATGCGGGCCGTGTCGCGGATATTAACGCCCAACTGGCCAGGTACCGGCATGGTAAGCAAGCGGGCCAATACAGAACCCTGTGGACCTTTGGCTGAGTCGGTAGCGGCAGTATTGCCTTTCTTCGCCAACTGGCTGGCCAGCGACGACGTATCGCCAGGAGCAGTAGTGGCAGCCGTAGCAGCTGTAGCGGTGGTAGGAGCGGCGGCTTTCTCGGTGGCTTCTTTGGCTACCAATGCCTGATCGAGCTGCTGGAGGTAGGGACCGAACTCATCCTGACGCCATACTTCCCAGAACTCCAGCTTGGCCTGGCCTTGCAACAGCTTGCGCACGCGGTCGGGGTTGTCTACGCCGGGTAGCTCCACCTGAATGCGACCGGTACCTTTTACGCGTTGAATGTTAGGCTGGCTGGTGCCAAACTTGTCGATACGCGTACGCAGAATATTAAACGAGCGGTCGATGGCATCTTCAATCTCGGTGTCGATAGCGCCAATCACCTTGGCGTCCGACGAGTTGATGTCGATTTTGCGGCTCTTGTTGGTGGTATTGGCAAAAATGCGCGCTAGGTTGTCGTTGGGCGCTACGTTGCGGAAGGCCTGCAAAAACAACGTGGTGAACGGCGCCGAAGGATTGGCCTTCTGCGCTTGTTGCGCCTGCTCCAGCGCCTGGTTGAATTTGGGGTCTTTGGAGTTGCCGCTCATGGCGCGTACAATCTCCACCGGCGACACTTCCAGCGTCACGTGCATACCGCCTTTCAGGTCCAGGCCTAGGCCTAGCTCCGAGGCACGTACGTCACGGTAAGTGTAGTTAACGCCCAGGATGTTAGCCACGGGTGCACGCCATACCGAGTCGAGGTAGCGTTGGCGCACCTGTTGGTTTACGGTGCCATTCTTGGTGGCATACGTCACGGCATCGGCCTGCACCCGGCGCGAGATGAACGTGAACGTGAGAAAGTAAATACACAGGGCCGATACCACAACGGTCAGCCCAATGATGAGTCCTTTATTACGCATCAGAAAAGATTTTATTGGAAAGGCAACAAGCAATTACAAATCAATTCATCGGGAAGCGCGAAGCCTCTGAAAAGGCTGATAGTCAATTGCCAGAAAAGCAACGGCGCCGTTTTGATTCCCGAAAGTTCGATTTTTTCTAAGGTGCCTGCGGCGAAAGCGCCGCTACCAATAGCCGTACCCGAAAAATGCTGTTGGGCAAAACACCCGCGAGGGGGCGTGGCGCTGCTAATACCCGGCGCACAGCCGGTAGCCACTGCTGCGGGGTAGGGAAGGGAAGCCAGGCGTGGGCATCGGGCGCTACGTGCAGCACCAACGGACCTACAGCCTCAAAATTCACTTTTTGCTTGATAACGGCCGCTTTGAGCCGCACGCCTACCCGTGTAGTTTTGCTCGGCACTACCCGAAAGGTCGTTACTGTTTGATGGTTCAAACCCAGCACAAACAGCACCGTAGCTGTGAGCAGGGCGAACCGCAAACGAGATAAAAACCGGGTACTCAGCAAAAACATAGGTAGGGCAATGGCTACAAATATACTAAAAGGTGAAGTTGTGAAAAGTGAAGTTGTGAATTTCTAAAAAACGCGTGTCATCCTGAGCAGCGCGAAAGACCTTCTCACTGTAGAACGAGTCGCTGTTACACCTGTCGTCCTACTATGGAAAGGTCCTTCGCGCTGCTCAGAATGACACGCGTTTTTCTTAAATTACCCTTGCACCTTCGACTTCAGGAAAGACACCAGCACCTCTAGGCCCATGTCGAAGCGGCTATTATTAGGGATGATGATGTCCGCGTCGTTGCGGTAGGGCTTGATGAACTTGTCGTAGGTAGGAGCCACGTGGTTGATGTAACGATAGAGCACGTCTTCTAGGTCGTAGCCCCGCTCGTCCCGGTCGCGCACAATGCGACGCAGCACCTTCACGTGCTCCTGAGCATCAATAAAAACTTTCAAGTTGAGCAGGCGTGCCACTTCCTCAAAGTGAAACACGAAAATGCCTTCTACTACCACAATGGGCGCGGGCCGGAACACTAGTTCCTGCACTGGGGCGTCAGGGTTATTGAAGGTATACTCCGGCCGGCGCACTTCCTTGCCCTGGCTGATGCTAAGTACGTCGGCGGCGTAGGAGGCCGAATCGATAGAAGTAGGCAGGTCGAAGTTGGTGACGCCCTGCGCATCGACCAGCTGCGTTTCGCGCGGGTGGTAGTAGTTGTCCTGCGAAATCAGGCAGATTTCCTCTTCGGGAAACGAAGCCAGCAGGCGGCGCAAAAAAGTAGTTTTGCCCGAGGCGCTACCCCCCGTAATGCCGACGATGAAAGGTTGTTGCATGGGTAGAAAAGTGGCCCGTACCGGCGGGGCCAACCCTGCAAAAGTAAGCACTTCGCAGGTTTGGCGGCTGCAAAACCGAAATTTTGGCTGAAAACGGTCTATTTTTCTCTGGCTTCGAAAAAAGCAACAAGCTCCTGCACGGCGCGGGCGCGGTGGCTAAGGGTGTTTTTCTGGTCCAGCGGCATCTCGGCAAACGTCTCGTTGAAGCCGGTAGGCTGAAAAATAGGGTCATAGCCGAAGCCGGCGCCACCGCGGGGCTCCGTCGTAATCAGTCCTTCTACCACACCATTAAATGTATACTTCTCTGAGTTAGAAAGAATAAGGGCAATAACGGTGCGGAAGTTAGCCGTACGGGTAGGGGCATCAGCCAACTCGGTCAATACCTTGGCCACGTTATCGGCGGCCAGACGCTGGGGGCCGGCATAGCGAGCCGAGTACACGCCCGGCGCCCCGTTTAGCGCGTCGATTTCCAGGCCAGTATCGTCAGCAAAGCAGGCCACGCCGAAGTGGTCCCACACGTACTGCGCTTTCTGGTGAGCGTTGCCGGCCAGTGTGTCCTGGGTTTCAGGTAGGTCATCGGGGCCACCTATATCGGCCAGACTTACCAGCTCAATGGAGCTGGGCAGAATAGCCCTGATTTCATCGAGCTTGTGAGCATTATTGGAAGCAAAGCAAAGGCGCATGGGGTTTGAATAGGTGAATGAGCGAATGGGTGTTTCAACTAGGAAGCTACCGGAACAGTAGGCACGCAAATGACAAAAGTATTTTGTTCAAAGGTAACCAGCCAGTGTAACCGGCGTAGCTGCTTACCCATTCACCCATTCAGCAGAAAAACCCGGCTAGGCTTTTGAATGTCAGCCCGAAAACGTACTTTTGCAATCCCTTCCGCAAAACCGGCAGGGTCAGAAGGTTTTAACGGCATCCCGACCATGAAAAAAGACATTCATCCCGAGTACCGCGAAGTGGTATTCCAGGACACGTCCAGCGACTTCAAATTCATCACCCGTTCGACGATGAACTCGAGCGAGACTATCACGATGGAAGACGGCAAGACGTACCCCGTGATTAAAGTAGAAGTAAGCAGTGCCTCGCACCCCTTCTACACCGGCAAAAACGTGTTCATCGACACCGCCGGCCGTGTGGAGAAATTCCGCAACCGCTACCAGAAGAAATAACAGCCTTCAGCCCTTGGCTGCCGGCTTCTAGTAAAGCTCCTTTCGCCTCGCGGAAGGAGCTTTTTTGTTGTTGGGGTAGGGGAGAGAGTAGGATGGCACATAGTAAAAGAACATCATGCTTCGACTTCGCTCAGCATGATGGGTAGGAGTAGACGGGCGACGTGCCCCGCACCGGCAAAAGCCGTAGTTTCGCAGCAGAATTCTACCGCTATGCATATCCTTCTGTTCGACGACCCGGCTATTCAGCCTAATCTGCTGCCTTTCACCTTCACCCGGCCCGTAGCCGCCCTGCGCTGCGGCATCCTGACCATTGCCGAAAAGTGGCAACGCAGGCTACAGCAGCCAGTGCACTACCTTACGCAACCGCACTTGCGCGAAAAGTTCTCCGCCGGCCCTACCGATGGCCCGGCACTGGTCATCAACGGCGCGGTATGCCCTAGTGAAAAGCTGATAGAGCAGGTGCAGGCCTTGCAGCCCGGTGAAGCGCTCCTGAGCGAGGAACTGCTGGTAGCGGCCTACCTACCCGATGCTTCCAAAGTGGCCGAGCTGATTCAGGATGGCTACCGCAACGTGCGGCAGGTGAAGGGCAGTATTACGATCATCAGTCAACCCTGGCACCTGTTTCAGCAAAATGGCGCCCAGATTCGAGAAGACTTTACCTTACTGACTGCAGGTCGGGAGTCGCAGCCCGTAAACGACGCACCTACCATTGTATATGGTGCGGAGAACATCTTTATTGAGGAAGGCGTGAAGATTCGGGCAGCTATTCTCAACGCCGAGGATGGTCCGATTTACCTGGGTAAAGGTGTGCACGTGCACGAAGGGGCTATTTTGAAAGGTCCGCTGGCGGTGTGCGAAAACGCACACGTGAATGTAGGCGCCAAGCTGCGCGGCGATAATACGGTGGGCCCCTACTGCCGGGTAGGCGGCGAAATGGCTAATAGCATCTTGATGGCCTATTCCAACAAAGGCCACGAGGGCTACCTCGGCAACTCCGTGGTAGGCCAGTGGTGCAACCTGGGTGCCGATACCAACACATCGAACCTGAAAAACAACTACGCGCCCGTAAAAATCTGGAGCCACTCGGCGGGGCGCTTCGTGAATACCGGGCTGCAATTCTGCGGGCTGATGATGGGCGACCATAGCAAATGCGCCATTAATACCATGTTTAATACCGGTACTGTGGTAGGAGTAGGGGCCAACATCTTTGGGGCAGGTTTCCCGCGCAACTTTGTGCCGTCGTTCAGTTGGGGCGGCTCGGCGGGCTTCGAAACCTTCCGCCTACCCAAAGCCGGTGAAGTAGCCGAGCGCGTAATGAGCCGCCGCAACCTGCCCTACGACCAAACGGAGCAGGATATTATGGCTTACGTGTACGAGGCCACAGCCAAAGACCGCGTGTGGGAACGGGCTGCAGGTAATAGTGCCGCGCCAGTGGTGATAGAGTAGAAAGTTGATAGGTAGTGCTTTTGCATTTACCGCGTAGGTAGAAGAAGTTCAACGTTATGCGTTTCGCAGATATTCCGGGTAATGAGGAGGTGAAGCGGGTGTTGGCGCAGTC from Hymenobacter aerilatus harbors:
- a CDS encoding uridine kinase family protein, whose amino-acid sequence is MQQPFIVGITGGSASGKTTFLRRLLASFPEEEICLISQDNYYHPRETQLVDAQGVTNFDLPTSIDSASYAADVLSISQGKEVRRPEYTFNNPDAPVQELVFRPAPIVVVEGIFVFHFEEVARLLNLKVFIDAQEHVKVLRRIVRDRDERGYDLEDVLYRYINHVAPTYDKFIKPYRNDADIIIPNNSRFDMGLEVLVSFLKSKVQG
- a CDS encoding type B 50S ribosomal protein L31 produces the protein MKKDIHPEYREVVFQDTSSDFKFITRSTMNSSETITMEDGKTYPVIKVEVSSASHPFYTGKNVFIDTAGRVEKFRNRYQKK
- a CDS encoding GlmU family protein, which encodes MHILLFDDPAIQPNLLPFTFTRPVAALRCGILTIAEKWQRRLQQPVHYLTQPHLREKFSAGPTDGPALVINGAVCPSEKLIEQVQALQPGEALLSEELLVAAYLPDASKVAELIQDGYRNVRQVKGSITIISQPWHLFQQNGAQIREDFTLLTAGRESQPVNDAPTIVYGAENIFIEEGVKIRAAILNAEDGPIYLGKGVHVHEGAILKGPLAVCENAHVNVGAKLRGDNTVGPYCRVGGEMANSILMAYSNKGHEGYLGNSVVGQWCNLGADTNTSNLKNNYAPVKIWSHSAGRFVNTGLQFCGLMMGDHSKCAINTMFNTGTVVGVGANIFGAGFPRNFVPSFSWGGSAGFETFRLPKAGEVAERVMSRRNLPYDQTEQDIMAYVYEATAKDRVWERAAGNSAAPVVIE
- a CDS encoding NifU family protein, whose amino-acid sequence is MNTSPAASPVSIYAEASPNPESMKFVLNATLLSDGVSVDYPNVEAAANSPLAQELFNFDYVGRVFIAANFVTITKTTEHQWTQLIPELRTFLKSYVEANGPIFTVDPAEEQRAAQQAAATGDHSEQDQQTSQKIIDLLDNYVRPAVEQDGGNITFKSYNNGVVTVNLQGSCSGCPSATVTLKSGIENLLKRMVPEVTEVVAEGVTV
- the aroC gene encoding chorismate synthase — translated: MSNTFGTIFRITTFGESHGVGIGVTIDGCPAGLAVDVADIQAALDRRRPGQSDLTTPRKEADQVEVLSGLFGGMTTGTPIGLLIRNQDQASHDYSHIEHAYRPSHADYTYDQKYGRRDYRGGGRSSARETAARVAAGVVAQKLLAHYGIEVASYVSQVGAVAVPVGYEELDLSLIDSNPVRCPHPETAERMAALIRQTRDRHDTVGGIVTGVVRHVPAGLGEPVFDKLHAELGKAMLSINAVKGFEYGSGFAGTLLFGSEHNDQFYTDEAGEVRTRTNHSGGIQGGISNGQDIYFRVAFKPVATILQPQQTINDQGEEISLAGKGRHDPCVLPRAVPIVDAMTNLVLADMILRARANKV
- a CDS encoding sodium:proton antiporter is translated as MLLPFISLLGLIASGPLLFPHFWERNYARIAIALGLLMLLYYGFARHDWHMAIETLAEYVSFVTLLGALYVVGGTMYLNIGLQGTPQRNVILLTVGAVLASLIGTTGASLVLIRPFIRLNDERIKPYHIVFFIFIVSNVGGLLTPLGDPPLFIGFLRGVPFIWTALHLALPWVVANGALLLIFWLIDRRNPYPSRFSREEQAHIRREGGLPLLEFHGRYNLIWLAVVLISVFMDPQQFPWIPTLSIDGVRVSFVRELVQLLAAWGCYRTATRRAITGNHFHFEPIFEVAFLFFGIFLTMMPALQLAARVASDPAVAARLTPAVLYWVTGLLSAFLDNAPTYASLVSLSMAGHELEFNQVTSVAAFAHDPATMPLLRAISSGAVLFGGLTYIGNGPNFLVRSIAHDEGINMPAFFQYIFRYSLRYLLPVLALVSVLLYWM
- the secDF gene encoding protein translocase subunit SecDF, whose product is MRNKGLIIGLTVVVSALCIYFLTFTFISRRVQADAVTYATKNGTVNQQVRQRYLDSVWRAPVANILGVNYTYRDVRASELGLGLDLKGGMHVTLEVSPVEIVRAMSGNSKDPKFNQALEQAQQAQKANPSAPFTTLFLQAFRNVAPNDNLARIFANTTNKSRKIDINSSDAKVIGAIDTEIEDAIDRSFNILRTRIDKFGTSQPNIQRVKGTGRIQVELPGVDNPDRVRKLLQGQAKLEFWEVWRQDEFGPYLQQLDQALVAKEATEKAAAPTTATAATAATTAPGDTSSLASQLAKKGNTAATDSAKGPQGSVLARLLTMPVPGQLGVNIRDTARMNDVLTSQEARATLPPNLTFMWNVKPQEIGGQEYLSLVAVRKASGATAPLEGDVVADARGDIDPQRGGAEVSMSMTPAGAKKWQKLTGNNIGRQVAIVLDDNVYSDPVVQAEIAGGNTSISGNFSIEEAQDLANVLKAGKLPAPTRIVEEAVVGPSLGQEAINQGLYSSVAGLLIIMGFMALYYGRAGLVADASLLFNIFLILGILAQFQFALTLPGIAGLILVFASSIDANVLIFERIREELDHGHLLKDAINAGYSRAFSAIFDSNVTTLIIALTLFIFGTGPVQNFAVTLLIGIFTSFLSAVFVSRLIIEWLVKGKETSKITFSTFLSRKLFKNVSLDIIGKRKIAYVFSTIFIVIGFVLMAVQGGPNLGVDFRGGRAYVVDFNKAMEASEVHDAIVADLGGAGTEVKTFGTPSRLRITTGYLADDETVAADKKVAATLLNGLKKDFGADAPVIKSTSKVGATIADDIKKTSVLSLGLTLLGIFVYVLLRFSRWQYSMAAVIALFHDALLVVACYPIARLFGLNYEMDQIFVAAVLTVLGFSMNDTVVIFDRIREYMRENPHLTFAQVANPALNSTFSRTMITSTTVFLVVLVLYIFGGETLRSFSFAMLVGIVFGTYSSLFIATPVILDTYGRKEARERGTDISTHLGDADAPKLSTSNV
- the rdgB gene encoding RdgB/HAM1 family non-canonical purine NTP pyrophosphatase, with the protein product MRLCFASNNAHKLDEIRAILPSSIELVSLADIGGPDDLPETQDTLAGNAHQKAQYVWDHFGVACFADDTGLEIDALNGAPGVYSARYAGPQRLAADNVAKVLTELADAPTRTANFRTVIALILSNSEKYTFNGVVEGLITTEPRGGAGFGYDPIFQPTGFNETFAEMPLDQKNTLSHRARAVQELVAFFEAREK